A region from the Aphis gossypii isolate Hap1 chromosome 1, ASM2018417v2, whole genome shotgun sequence genome encodes:
- the LOC114125991 gene encoding DNA-directed RNA polymerase II subunit Rpb4-like codes for MAQHMNAAVDEDAALLQFPKEFENAETLLISEVNMLLKFRKNQNESAEEEQEFSEVFNKTLTYTEQCSKFKNKETIVAVRNLLAGKKLHKFELASIGNLCPQLADEAKSLIPSLEGRFDEDELQQILDDIQAKLSIQY; via the exons ATGGCGCAACATATGAATGCTGCTGTAGACGAAGACGCCGCTCTGTTACAATTTCCCAAAGAATTTGAAAACGCTGAAACTTTACTTATTTCCGAA GTTAATATGTTGTTGAAATTTCGCAAGAATCAAAATGAAAGTGCCGAAGAAGAACAAGAATTTTCGGAAGTGTTTAACAAAACACTGACATATACAGAACAGTGTTCCAAGTTCAAAAACAAAGAAACCATTGTTGCTGTAAGGAATTTACTTGCTGGAAAAAAATTGCACAAGTTTGAGTTGGCGTCAATTGGTAACTTATGTCCTCAACTTGCTGATGAAGCCAAATCACTTATACCCAGTTTGGAAGGTAGATTTGATGAAGatgaattacaacaaattcTAGATGATATACAAGCTAAATTAAGTATTCAGtactaa
- the LOC114125907 gene encoding ufm1-specific protease 2-like, which yields MDAFRREVVICKDVLQGLEKIGLSKINAFVLLGVNIDVENVFKTYIIGFVDSSFSVDDNCPHNLNTCGLAGNADLIENVQEYLNNDQFNENYSLYLNIVGSKINLWEFKKIDDAIQSEKLEFQVQTKEELSNNLLYFRTCMKLELDRKINDCDPLNTASLLEKKIGLKPLFYIKENKQYFGKLEENKTIDGIKAKTKKLDYEVLNISVYQNLSNAPTENTDTSDFPIIHQTNEPFDEELVCCQLDTLCVVPKKATYTQAYNLVYGSIIKNIQSIQSFLASNPKDLPAVHHFLPDTLCHFLTIVCSHNQIDSYSNLRKKLHNAFHLSMDRPLFRISNAYQFDAKPSLDDDGLLTNVHEGLSPSGIKNGKISLIQGTYTFYHYGQGGFNDHQWGCAYRSLQTLYSWFKWQGWTNKPVPSIRDIQQILVDIGDKNKSFVGSSDWIGSMEVSFVLNAHLDVTCRIMSLRQGDTLNSVCLELSEHFDRHGTPVMIGGGVLAHTILGVDINEELDAVKFLVLDPHYTGSDSLKSIHGKGVCWKDASFWKKDTFYNLCLPLSFNGI from the exons ATGGATGCATTTCGTCGTGAAGTAGTAATTTGCAAAGACGTATTGCAG gGCCTAGAGAAAATTGGCTTATCAAAAATCAACGCATTTGTTCTATTAGGGGTTAACATTGATGTGGAAAATGTGTTCAAAACCTATATAATTGGTTTTGTGGATTCGTCTTTCAGTGTAGATGATAACTGCCCTCACAATTTGAATACCTGTGGTTTGGCAGGAAATGCCGATCTAATTGAAAACGTCCAGGagtatttgaataat gatcaatttaatgaaaattattcactGTATTTGAACATAGTtggttcaaaaattaatctttgggagtttaaaaaaattgatgatgCTATTCAATCTGAAAAACTCGAGTTTCAAGTTCAAACAAAAGAGGAATtaagcaataatttattatattttagaacttGTATGAAATTAGAACTTGacagaaaaattaatgattgtgACCCTTTAAACACAGCaagtttattagaaaaaaag ATTGGTTTAAAACCtcttttttatatcaaagaaaataaacaatattttggaaaattagaagaaaacaaaactattgatGGAATAAAAGCAAAAACAAAGAAGTTGGATtatgaagttttaaatatatctgtgtatcaaaatttatcaaatgcaCCAACTGAAAACACAGATACATCTGATTTCCCTATAATTCATCAAACGAAtg aaCCTTTTGATGAAGAACTTGTTTGCTGTCAGCTAGACACTTTATGTGTGGTTCCTAAAAAAGCCACATATACACAGGCATACAATTTGGTTTATGGTAGTATAATCAAGAATATTCAATCAATTCAATCATTTTTGGCTTCAAATCCCAAAGATCTCCCTGCTGTTCATCATTTTTTGCCTGATACATTATgccattttttaacaattgtttGTTCACACAATCAGATAGATTCGTaca gtaatttaagaaaaaaattacacaatgCTTTTCATTTGTCCATGGATAGACCATTGTTTCGTATATCAAATGCTTATCAATTTGATGCTAAGCCATCTTTAGATGATGATGGACTTTTGACAAATGTACACGAAGGTTTGTCTCCTTCAGGaa taaaaaatggaaaaatttcattaattcaGGGTACATACACGTTTTACCATTATGGTCAAGGTGGTTTTAACGATCATCAGTGGGGTTGTGCATACAGATCTTTACAGACATTATATTCTTGGtttaa GTGGCAAGGGTGGACTAATAAACCAGTGCCTTCCATTCGTGACATACAGCAAATTTTAGTTGATATTggagacaaaaataaatcatttgttGGTTCTAGTGATTGGATTGGTTCAATGGAAGTTTCTTTTGTATTAAATGCACATTTGGATGTCACATGTCGAATAATGTCTTTACGACAAGGAGATACATTAAATTCAGTGTGTCTTGAATTGTCTGAACATTTTGATAGACATGGCACTCCTGTGATGATAG gcGGCGGAGTACTTGCTCACACTATTTTAGGAGTAGACATCAATGAAGAACTGGACGCAGTTAAGTTTTTGGTTTTGGATCCTCACTATACAGGCTCTGACagtttaaaaagtattcatgGTAAAGGAGTTTGTTGGAAGGATGCATCATTTTGGAAaaaagatacattttataatctttGTTTACCATTGAGTTTTAATggcatataa